A DNA window from Ctenopharyngodon idella isolate HZGC_01 chromosome 10, HZGC01, whole genome shotgun sequence contains the following coding sequences:
- the si:ch211-212d10.1 gene encoding granzyme-like protein 1 codes for MSILWHLTSLLLLRSCVPGFSMHDGIVGGKVSVPHSRPYMVYIYDSVWEEVCGGFLVREDFVMTAAHCRRHPVVYLGVSDTNLLPVGIAAHPIPHPKFNMESPDHDIMLLKLKTPATLNKTVSTITLPKTENGEISKDCMVMGWGLQHYKHGPPSRVLKEVNVTLLDSKNCGTTDTLCSEGTTGPARGDSGGPLVCGGVAQGIVSYYTEESNGVYCARYTHISKYLQWIQDVMNLSPLQQHETWKGKLDKFI; via the exons ATGAGCATCCTTTGGCATTTAACTAGTCTGCTACTGTTACGCTCCTGCGTTCCAG GTTTCTCCATGCATGATGGTATTGTTGGCGGTAAAGTCTCCGTTCCACACAGTCGGCCCTACATGGTCTACATTTATGACTCTGTATGGGAAGAAGTATGTGGTGGTTTTTTGGTAAGAGAGGATTTTGTGATGACAGCTGCCCACTGTAGACG tcatCCTGTGGTGTATTTGGGCGTCAGTGACACCAACCTTTTACCTGTTGGTATAGCGGCACATCCAATTCCACATCCAAAATTCAATATGGAGAGCCCAGATCATGACATCATGCTTCTAAAG CTTAAAACCCCAGCAACTTTGAACAAAACTGTGAGTACTATCACCTTGCCAAAAACTGAGAATGGAGAAATCTCAAAGGATTGCATGGTCATGGGTTGGGGCTTGCAGCATTACAAACATGGGCCTCCATCAAGAGTCCTCAAAGAAGTAAATGTTACTCTGTTAGACTCTAAAAACTGTGGGACAACTGACACTCTATGCAGCGAGGGAACAACTGGCCCAGCAAGG GGAGATTCTGGAGGTCCACTTGTTTGTGGAGGTGTTGCACAGGGAATTGTGTCTTATTACACAGAGGAGTCAAATGGAGTCTACTGTGCAAGATACACTCATATTTCCAAATACCTTCAATGGATTCAAGATGTGATGAATTTATCTCCGCTGCAGCAACATGAAACATGGAAGGGCAAGCTGGATAAATTCATTTAG